One Mycolicibacterium sp. TUM20985 genomic window, GCGCGTCACGTACTCCGCGAGGTCGTGGCATGGCGGCTCGACGACCCGCGACAGGTACGCCCACGCCCGGCTCTCGTCGTTCACCGCTCGCCTCCGACCTGGCGAAAGCTCAGCGCGGTGTTGACGTCGCACAGCTCGGGCCGCGGACGACCCGCCAGGTCGGCGAGGGTCCAGGCGACACGCAATGTCCTGTCGACGCCGCGGATGCTGAGCTCGCCGCGGTCCAGCGCACTACGCAGCGGTGTCATCACCGTCGTGTCCAGGCGGAAACGCCGGCGCAGCAGCGGTCCGCCGACCTCGGCGTTGGTGCGCACGCCATGCGGCGCCCACCGAGCGGCCGCGGCGGCCCGGGCAGCGGCCACCCGTTCTCGGACCGTCGCGGTGGATTCGCCCTCGGCGGCCGCGATGGCACCCGATCGGACAGGATGCAGTTCCACCCGAAGGTCGACGCGATCCATCAGCGGACCGGACAGCCTGCCGAGATACCTGCGCTTGACCGCGGCCGCACAGATGCAGTCACTTGGCTTGGCCGGGGCACACGGACACGGGTTCGCTGCCATGACGAGCTGGAAGCGGGCCGGATAAAGCGCAACGCCGTCCCGGCGCGCGAGACGAATCTCGCCATCCTCCAATGGTGTTCGCAGCGCTTCGAGCACGCTGGAGCTGACCTCGGCGCACTCGTCGAGGAAGAGCACCCCGCGATGCGCGCGGCTCACCGCCCCCGGCCGGGCGGTACCCGAACCGCCGCCGACGAGTGCGGCGACGGTCGACGTGTGGTGCGGAGCGACGAACACCGGCCGCGTGATGAGCGGCGTGCCGCCCGACAGCAGGCCCGCCACCGAGTGGATCGCCGTCACCTCCAACGATTCTTCGTGGGACAGCGGCGGCAGCAGACCCGGAAGCCGTTGCGCCAGCATGGTCTTGCCCACCCCGGGCGGCCCGGTCAACAGCAGGTGATGGGCGCCCGCGGCGGCGACCTCGACCGCGAACCTGGCGTGTGACTGCCCGACGACGTCGGCGAGATCGGCCATTGGTTCGGCCTCCGACGCGCAGGCCTCCACCCGGTCGTCGAGCGGACCCTTGCCCGAGAGCCAGGCCTGCAGATGTCGCAGCGTCCGCGCCCCCCACACCTGGATGCCGTCGACCAGGCTGGCCTCGGCCAGATTGTCGACGGGCACCACGACGGCAGGCCAGCCCTCCCGCTTGGCCGCGAGCACCGCGGGCAGCACGCCCTTCACCGGTCGCACCCGCCCGTCGAGTGCCAACTCGCCGAGCAGCACCGTCGTATCCAATTTCGCCCAGGACCTCTTCAGATGCGCCGACAGCACTGCCAACGACAGGGCCACGTCGTACGCCGAACCAGTCTTCGGAAGGGTGGCCGGTGACAACGCCAGCGTCAGCCGGGACATCGGCCAACTGTGGCCGCAGTTGGTGATCGCGGCCCTGACCCGGTCGCGGGCCTCCTGCAGCGCGGCGTCGGGCAGCCCGACCAGATGGACCCCCGGCAGACCCGAGGTGATGTCGGCTTCGATCTCGACGATCGCACCGTCCACCCCGCACACCGCCACCGAGTACGCCCGCCCCAGCGGCATCACCCCACCCCCTCGAGATGGGTGAGCTCGGGGGTCGGGCCGCGTCCGATCCGGACACCGATGACGTCGATGCGCACCTGCGCCCAGCGCTGGTCCTGGGTGGCCAGCCATGCGCCCGCGAGGCGACGCAGGCGCCGCACCTTCTGCGGTGTCACCGCCTGCTCCACCCCGCCGAACCGGTCACTGGTGCGGGTCTTCACCTCCACGAACACCACCGCACCCGCCTCGTCGTCCGCGGCGATGACGTCCAGTTCGCCATGGCGACAACGCCAATTGCGGGCCAGCACCCGCAGCCCCGACGCCCGTAGATGCTCGACCGCCATGTCTTCGCCGAGCGCACCGATCTGGGCCCGGCTCCAGGTTTCCGTCATGCCCACACCATGCGGGCAGGCTCTGACGAGATCGGCCCTACATCGGCCGTTCATCCACAGACGCGAGTTCGTCCACAGGCAAGGCTCCGAAACCGGCGTGCGAGGATGGCCGCCATGGCTGGCCGAACCCCCCACCGGGCCCTCGCGTCCGCGCTCCTGCTGCTCGTCGCTGCCGTGGCGGTGGCCGGCTGCTCGGGCACCATCGTCAACACCGACGAGGCCCGACCGACCACTCAGACCAGCACGACGGCCCCGCCGCCGCTGCCGAACCGACCCACCAACGACGCCCTGGCCAACGCCTTCGACTACGCGTCACCACAGCCAAACGGTGACTCGGCGTACTACTTCACCAGCCCCAGCAAGCGGTGGGTGTGTGCGATCATCCCGCGGGCTGAGGCCGGCTGTCAGGCGTCGACCGGTTCGGGGATTCCCGTCAAGGATGCCCCCGACGCCGTCGCGAACGCCGACGGGACGGAGGAAGCGCCCAACGCCATTCGGGTGGGCCGGGCCGCGGAACCCGAGTTCGCCGTGCTCGACTCGCCCGGATACTCGCTGGTTCCCGGCCCCGCCGCGATCCTCCCGTTCGGGAAGGTGCTGATCGTCGCCGGCTTTCGCTGCAACGTGCAGGAGGCGACGGGCATCTCCTGTGCCAGTGAGTTCACCGGCAACGGCTTCACCTTCAGCGCCGACGGCTACACCATGCAGTACACGGATCTGCCCGCCTGAACGCTAGGGCAGCGCTGATGGCTAGAACCCGAGGAGGGCGCCTCGCCCCTCCGCGTTCCAGGTATGTTCGTTAGGTAAACCTCACCTGATGTGCGCTGGCGGACCCACCACCAGCGCGGAAGGGACGAACTGGATGCGGTCACCTTGGAGGCGGATCGGCGCACTGCTGTCCGCCGTCGCCCTCATTGCGAGCGCGACGGCGTGCTCGTCGACATCCGACGAGTCCGACGGGCTGTTGATCTACAACGCCCAGCACGAGTCGCTGACCAAGGAGTGGATCGACGGTTTCACCAAGGCGACCGGCATCAAGGTGACCTATCGCCAGGGCGGTGACACCGAACTGGGCAACCAGTTGATCGCCGAGGGCGCCTCGTCCCCGGCCGACCTCATCCTCACCGAGAACTCACCCGCCATGGCCGCGGTCGAGAAGGCCGGGCTCTTCGCGGACGTGGACCAGGCGACCATCGCCCAGGTGCCCCCGCAGTACCGCCCCGCGACCAACAAGTGGACCGGCGTCGCCGCACGCACCACGGTGTTCGCGTACAACACGTCCAAGCTCACCGAGGCCCAGCTGCCGAAGTCGATCATGGACCTCGAACTGCCGGCGTGGAAGGGCCGTTGGGGCGCCCCGCCGGTCAAGCCGGACTTCCAGGCGATCGTCGCGGCGATGCTCGACCTCACCGGGGAACCCGCGACGGCGGCCTGGCTCGCCGGGATGAAGGTCAATGCGGAGATCTTTCAGGACAACATCGCCACCCTGCGGGCCATCAATGCGGGTGAGGTCGACGGGGGCGTGATCTACCACTACTACTGGTTCCGGGATCAGGCCAGCACCAAGGAGATCAGCGGCAACACCGCACTGCACTACTTCCGCAACGAAGACCCCGGCGCGTTCGTCTCCATTTCCGGTGGCGGCGTGCTGAATTCGAGCAAGAAGAAGGAGCAGGCCCAGCAGTTCCTGACCTTCGTCACCAGCAAGGCGGGTCAGGAGGTGCTCCAGAACGGCACGTCCTTCGAGTATCCCGTCGCCAGCGGCGTACCCGCCAATCCGGCGCTGGTGCCGCTGGCCGAGTTGCAGGCTCCTGCGGTCAATCCATCGGATCTGGACTCGCAGAAGGTGACCGACCTGATGACGAAGGCCGGCCTGCTCTAGATGGTGCAGTAGTAGGTGATCACCACCGAGACGGTCCCCGCGACGCCGCGCCCACAGCGCGCCGACCGTTCGGGTGCGCGCCCTGGGCCGCTGCTGATCGGGGTCGTGGCGTTCTTGGTCGCAGCCACGCTCGTGCCGATCGGCTACGTCGTCTGGTCGGTCGTCACGGTGGGGCCGGCCCGCGTCTACACCCTCGTCGCTAGGCCGCGCGTGGCCGAGCTGCTGCTCAACACGATCGGTCTGGTCGTCGTCACCGTGCCGCTGTGCATCGTCCTCGGCGTCGCCACCGCATGGTTGGTGGAGCGCACCGACGTGCCGGGCCGCGCGATCTGGCGTCCGCTGTTCGTCGCGCCGCTGGCCGTCCCGGCGTTCATCAACAGCTACGCGTGGGTCAGTGTCGTGCCGTCGCTGCACGGCTTCTGGGCGGGCATCCTGGTGGCGACGATGTCGTACTTCCCCTTCGTCTACGTGCCCGCCGCCGCGACACTCCGCAGGCTCGATCCCGCGATCGAGGAATCCGCCAGGGCGCTGGGTTCCAGTGCGACGGAAGCCTTTCGGCGCGTGGTACTCCCCCAGCTGCGCCTGGCCATCCTGGGCGGCGGGCTGCTGATCGGGGTGCACCTCCTCGCGGAGTACGGCGCCTTCGCGATGCTGCGCTTCGCCACCCTGACGACCGCGA contains:
- a CDS encoding YraN family protein — encoded protein: MTETWSRAQIGALGEDMAVEHLRASGLRVLARNWRCRHGELDVIAADDEAGAVVFVEVKTRTSDRFGGVEQAVTPQKVRRLRRLAGAWLATQDQRWAQVRIDVIGVRIGRGPTPELTHLEGVG
- a CDS encoding YifB family Mg chelatase-like AAA ATPase — encoded protein: MPLGRAYSVAVCGVDGAIVEIEADITSGLPGVHLVGLPDAALQEARDRVRAAITNCGHSWPMSRLTLALSPATLPKTGSAYDVALSLAVLSAHLKRSWAKLDTTVLLGELALDGRVRPVKGVLPAVLAAKREGWPAVVVPVDNLAEASLVDGIQVWGARTLRHLQAWLSGKGPLDDRVEACASEAEPMADLADVVGQSHARFAVEVAAAGAHHLLLTGPPGVGKTMLAQRLPGLLPPLSHEESLEVTAIHSVAGLLSGGTPLITRPVFVAPHHTSTVAALVGGGSGTARPGAVSRAHRGVLFLDECAEVSSSVLEALRTPLEDGEIRLARRDGVALYPARFQLVMAANPCPCAPAKPSDCICAAAVKRRYLGRLSGPLMDRVDLRVELHPVRSGAIAAAEGESTATVRERVAAARAAAAARWAPHGVRTNAEVGGPLLRRRFRLDTTVMTPLRSALDRGELSIRGVDRTLRVAWTLADLAGRPRPELCDVNTALSFRQVGGER
- a CDS encoding iron ABC transporter substrate-binding protein, with protein sequence MRSPWRRIGALLSAVALIASATACSSTSDESDGLLIYNAQHESLTKEWIDGFTKATGIKVTYRQGGDTELGNQLIAEGASSPADLILTENSPAMAAVEKAGLFADVDQATIAQVPPQYRPATNKWTGVAARTTVFAYNTSKLTEAQLPKSIMDLELPAWKGRWGAPPVKPDFQAIVAAMLDLTGEPATAAWLAGMKVNAEIFQDNIATLRAINAGEVDGGVIYHYYWFRDQASTKEISGNTALHYFRNEDPGAFVSISGGGVLNSSKKKEQAQQFLTFVTSKAGQEVLQNGTSFEYPVASGVPANPALVPLAELQAPAVNPSDLDSQKVTDLMTKAGLL